One genomic window of Quercus robur chromosome 6, dhQueRobu3.1, whole genome shotgun sequence includes the following:
- the LOC126688898 gene encoding glycine-rich cell wall structural protein-like isoform X2 has translation MGRFSKYCGVFGVMLVLLVIAAGTTECRKIEKDTFSDGIGGGLGGGGGGGVGGGGGVGGDGGVGGGFGKGGGVGGGVGGGGGAGGGVGGGFGGGKGGGIGVGHGGGVGGGAGGGFGGGGGAGHGGGVGVGGGAGHGGGVGGGAGGGVGGGAGGGIGGGKGGGVGIGGGSGGGAGGGAGGGIGGGKGGGVGIGGGSGGGVGGGAGGGIGGGGGAGGGAGGGIGGGKGGGVGIGGGSGGGVGGGAGGGIGGGGGAGGGIGGGKGGGVGIGGGSGGGVGGGAGGGVGGGVGGGAGGGVGGGAGGGAGGGVGGGGGAGGGVGAGGGVGGGFGGGAGGGIGGGF, from the exons ATGGGGAGGTTTTCTAAGTACTGTGGTGTGTTTGGTGTGATGTTGGTGTTGTTAGTGATAGCTGCAGGGACAACAGAATgtaggaaaattgaaaaagacaCATTTTCTGATGGCATAGGAGGTGGCTTGGGTGGTGGAGgaggtggtggtgttggtggtggagGAGGCGTTGGAGGTGATGGAGGTGTTGGTGGAGGATTTGGAAAGGGTGGTGGTGTTGGAGGAGGAGTTGGCGGAGGTGGTGGTGCTGGAGGAGGAGTTGGTGGTGGCTTTGGGGGTGGAAAAGGGGGTGGCATAGGAGTTGGGCATGGTGGGGGAGTTGGGGGTGGTGCTGGAGGAGGgtttggtggtggaggtggtgctGGCCATGGTGGTGGTGTAGGAGTTGGAGGTGGTGCTGGccatggtggtggtgttggtgggggtgctggtggtggtgttggtggggGTGCAG GTGGTGGCATTGGGGGAGGAAAGGGTGGTGGTGTTGGAATTGGAGGTGGGTCTGGTG GTGGTGCTGGTGGCGGTGCAGGTGGTGGCATTGGGGGAGGAAAGGGCGGTGGTGTAGGAATTGGAGGTGGGTCTGGTGGTGGAGTTGGTGGAGGTGCAGGAGGTGGCATtggaggtggaggtggtgcTGGTGGCGGTGCAGGTGGTGGCATTGGGGGAGGGAAGGGCGGTGGTGTAGGAATTGGAGGTGGGTCTGGTGGTGGAGTTGGTGGAGGTGCAGGTGGTGGCATtggaggtggaggtggtgcAGGTGGAGGCATTGGGGGTGGAAAAGGAGGTGGTGTAGGAATTGGAGGTGGGTCAGGTGGTGGTGTTGGAGGGGGTGCAGGTGGTGGTGTAGGAGGAGGTGTAGGAGGAGGTGCTGGTGGAGGTGTGGGTGGGGGAGCTGGTGGTGGTGCTGGAGGAGGggttggtggtggaggtggtgcaGGTGGAGGTGTGGGTGCCGGTGGTGGTGTTGGCGGTGGCTTTGGTGGTGGTGCTGGAGGGGGCATTGGTGGTGGATTTTAa
- the LOC126688898 gene encoding glycine-rich cell wall structural protein-like isoform X1, whose translation MGRFSKYCGVFGVMLVLLVIAAGTTECRKIEKDTFSDGIGGGLGGGGGGGVGGGGGVGGDGGVGGGFGKGGGVGGGVGGGGGAGGGVGGGFGGGKGGGIGVGHGGGVGGGAGGGFGGGGGAGHGGGVGVGGGAGHGGGVGGGAGGGVGGGAGGGIGGGGGAGGGAGGGIGGGKGGGVGIGGGSGGGAGGGAGGGIGGGKGGGVGIGGGSGGGVGGGAGGGIGGGGGAGGGAGGGIGGGKGGGVGIGGGSGGGVGGGAGGGIGGGGGAGGGIGGGKGGGVGIGGGSGGGVGGGAGGGVGGGVGGGAGGGVGGGAGGGAGGGVGGGGGAGGGVGAGGGVGGGFGGGAGGGIGGGF comes from the exons ATGGGGAGGTTTTCTAAGTACTGTGGTGTGTTTGGTGTGATGTTGGTGTTGTTAGTGATAGCTGCAGGGACAACAGAATgtaggaaaattgaaaaagacaCATTTTCTGATGGCATAGGAGGTGGCTTGGGTGGTGGAGgaggtggtggtgttggtggtggagGAGGCGTTGGAGGTGATGGAGGTGTTGGTGGAGGATTTGGAAAGGGTGGTGGTGTTGGAGGAGGAGTTGGCGGAGGTGGTGGTGCTGGAGGAGGAGTTGGTGGTGGCTTTGGGGGTGGAAAAGGGGGTGGCATAGGAGTTGGGCATGGTGGGGGAGTTGGGGGTGGTGCTGGAGGAGGgtttggtggtggaggtggtgctGGCCATGGTGGTGGTGTAGGAGTTGGAGGTGGTGCTGGccatggtggtggtgttggtgggggtgctggtggtggtgttggtggggGTGCAGGTGGTGGCATtggaggtggaggtggtgcTGGTGGGGGTGCAGGTGGTGGCATTGGGGGAGGAAAGGGTGGTGGTGTTGGAATTGGAGGTGGGTCTGGTG GTGGTGCTGGTGGCGGTGCAGGTGGTGGCATTGGGGGAGGAAAGGGCGGTGGTGTAGGAATTGGAGGTGGGTCTGGTGGTGGAGTTGGTGGAGGTGCAGGAGGTGGCATtggaggtggaggtggtgcTGGTGGCGGTGCAGGTGGTGGCATTGGGGGAGGGAAGGGCGGTGGTGTAGGAATTGGAGGTGGGTCTGGTGGTGGAGTTGGTGGAGGTGCAGGTGGTGGCATtggaggtggaggtggtgcAGGTGGAGGCATTGGGGGTGGAAAAGGAGGTGGTGTAGGAATTGGAGGTGGGTCAGGTGGTGGTGTTGGAGGGGGTGCAGGTGGTGGTGTAGGAGGAGGTGTAGGAGGAGGTGCTGGTGGAGGTGTGGGTGGGGGAGCTGGTGGTGGTGCTGGAGGAGGggttggtggtggaggtggtgcaGGTGGAGGTGTGGGTGCCGGTGGTGGTGTTGGCGGTGGCTTTGGTGGTGGTGCTGGAGGGGGCATTGGTGGTGGATTTTAa
- the LOC126688898 gene encoding glycine-rich cell wall structural protein-like isoform X8 has product MGRFSKYCGVFGVMLVLLVIAAGTTECRKIEKDTFSDGIGGGLGGGGGGGVGGGGGVGGDGGVGGGFGKGGGVGGGVGGGGGAGGGVGGGFGGGKGGGIGVGHGGGVGGGAGGGFGGGGGAGHGGGVGVGGGAGHGGGVGGGAGGGVGGGAGGGIGGGGGAGGGAGGGIGGGKGGGIGGGGGAGGGAGGGIGGGKGGGVGIGGGSGGGVGGGAGGGIGGGGGAGGGIGGGKGGGVGIGGGSGGGVGGGAGGGVGGGVGGGAGGGVGGGAGGGAGGGVGGGGGAGGGVGAGGGVGGGFGGGAGGGIGGGF; this is encoded by the exons ATGGGGAGGTTTTCTAAGTACTGTGGTGTGTTTGGTGTGATGTTGGTGTTGTTAGTGATAGCTGCAGGGACAACAGAATgtaggaaaattgaaaaagacaCATTTTCTGATGGCATAGGAGGTGGCTTGGGTGGTGGAGgaggtggtggtgttggtggtggagGAGGCGTTGGAGGTGATGGAGGTGTTGGTGGAGGATTTGGAAAGGGTGGTGGTGTTGGAGGAGGAGTTGGCGGAGGTGGTGGTGCTGGAGGAGGAGTTGGTGGTGGCTTTGGGGGTGGAAAAGGGGGTGGCATAGGAGTTGGGCATGGTGGGGGAGTTGGGGGTGGTGCTGGAGGAGGgtttggtggtggaggtggtgctGGCCATGGTGGTGGTGTAGGAGTTGGAGGTGGTGCTGGccatggtggtggtgttggtgggggtgctggtggtggtgttggtggggGTGCAGGTGGTGGCATtggaggtggaggtggtgcTGGTGGGGGTGCAGGTGGTGGCATTGGGGGAGGAAAGGGTG GTGGCATtggaggtggaggtggtgcTGGTGGCGGTGCAGGTGGTGGCATTGGGGGAGGGAAGGGCGGTGGTGTAGGAATTGGAGGTGGGTCTGGTGGTGGAGTTGGTGGAGGTGCAGGTGGTGGCATtggaggtggaggtggtgcAGGTGGAGGCATTGGGGGTGGAAAAGGAGGTGGTGTAGGAATTGGAGGTGGGTCAGGTGGTGGTGTTGGAGGGGGTGCAGGTGGTGGTGTAGGAGGAGGTGTAGGAGGAGGTGCTGGTGGAGGTGTGGGTGGGGGAGCTGGTGGTGGTGCTGGAGGAGGggttggtggtggaggtggtgcaGGTGGAGGTGTGGGTGCCGGTGGTGGTGTTGGCGGTGGCTTTGGTGGTGGTGCTGGAGGGGGCATTGGTGGTGGATTTTAa
- the LOC126688898 gene encoding glycine-rich cell wall structural protein-like isoform X13: MGRFSKYCGVFGVMLVLLVIAAGTTECRKIEKDTFSDGIGGGLGGGGGGGVGGGGGVGGDGGVGGGFGKGGGVGGGVGGGGGAGGGVGGGFGGGKGGGIGVGHGGGVGGGAGGGFGGGGGAGHGGGVGVGGGAGHGGGVGGGAGGGVGGGAGGGIGGGGGAGGGAGGGIGGGKGGGIGGGGGSGGGVGGGAGGGIGGGGGAGGGIGGGKGGGVGIGGGSGGGVGGGAGGGVGGGVGGGAGGGVGGGAGGGAGGGVGGGGGAGGGVGAGGGVGGGFGGGAGGGIGGGF, translated from the exons ATGGGGAGGTTTTCTAAGTACTGTGGTGTGTTTGGTGTGATGTTGGTGTTGTTAGTGATAGCTGCAGGGACAACAGAATgtaggaaaattgaaaaagacaCATTTTCTGATGGCATAGGAGGTGGCTTGGGTGGTGGAGgaggtggtggtgttggtggtggagGAGGCGTTGGAGGTGATGGAGGTGTTGGTGGAGGATTTGGAAAGGGTGGTGGTGTTGGAGGAGGAGTTGGCGGAGGTGGTGGTGCTGGAGGAGGAGTTGGTGGTGGCTTTGGGGGTGGAAAAGGGGGTGGCATAGGAGTTGGGCATGGTGGGGGAGTTGGGGGTGGTGCTGGAGGAGGgtttggtggtggaggtggtgctGGCCATGGTGGTGGTGTAGGAGTTGGAGGTGGTGCTGGccatggtggtggtgttggtgggggtgctggtggtggtgttggtggggGTGCAGGTGGTGGCATtggaggtggaggtggtgcTGGTGGGGGTGCAGGTGGTGGCATTGGGGGAGGAAAGGGTG GTGGCATtggaggtggag GTGGGTCTGGTGGTGGAGTTGGTGGAGGTGCAGGTGGTGGCATtggaggtggaggtggtgcAGGTGGAGGCATTGGGGGTGGAAAAGGAGGTGGTGTAGGAATTGGAGGTGGGTCAGGTGGTGGTGTTGGAGGGGGTGCAGGTGGTGGTGTAGGAGGAGGTGTAGGAGGAGGTGCTGGTGGAGGTGTGGGTGGGGGAGCTGGTGGTGGTGCTGGAGGAGGggttggtggtggaggtggtgcaGGTGGAGGTGTGGGTGCCGGTGGTGGTGTTGGCGGTGGCTTTGGTGGTGGTGCTGGAGGGGGCATTGGTGGTGGATTTTAa
- the LOC126688898 gene encoding glycine-rich cell wall structural protein-like isoform X5, with protein sequence MGRFSKYCGVFGVMLVLLVIAAGTTECRKIEKDTFSDGIGGGLGGGGGGGVGGGGGVGGDGGVGGGFGKGGGVGGGVGGGGGAGGGVGGGFGGGKGGGIGVGHGGGVGGGAGGGFGGGGGAGHGGGVGVGGGAGHGGGVGGGAGGGVGGGAGGGIGGGGGAGGGAGGGIGGGKGGGVGIGGGSGGGVGGGAGGGIGGGGGAGGGAGGGIGGGKGGGVGIGGGSGGGVGGGAGGGIGGGGGAGGGIGGGKGGGVGIGGGSGGGVGGGAGGGVGGGVGGGAGGGVGGGAGGGAGGGVGGGGGAGGGVGAGGGVGGGFGGGAGGGIGGGF encoded by the exons ATGGGGAGGTTTTCTAAGTACTGTGGTGTGTTTGGTGTGATGTTGGTGTTGTTAGTGATAGCTGCAGGGACAACAGAATgtaggaaaattgaaaaagacaCATTTTCTGATGGCATAGGAGGTGGCTTGGGTGGTGGAGgaggtggtggtgttggtggtggagGAGGCGTTGGAGGTGATGGAGGTGTTGGTGGAGGATTTGGAAAGGGTGGTGGTGTTGGAGGAGGAGTTGGCGGAGGTGGTGGTGCTGGAGGAGGAGTTGGTGGTGGCTTTGGGGGTGGAAAAGGGGGTGGCATAGGAGTTGGGCATGGTGGGGGAGTTGGGGGTGGTGCTGGAGGAGGgtttggtggtggaggtggtgctGGCCATGGTGGTGGTGTAGGAGTTGGAGGTGGTGCTGGccatggtggtggtgttggtgggggtgctggtggtggtgttggtggggGTGCAGGTGGTGGCATtggaggtggaggtggtgcTGGTGGGGGTGCAGGTGGTGGCATTGGGGGAGGAAAGGGTGGTGGTGTTGGAATTGGAGGTGGGTCTGGTGGTGGAGTTGGTGGAGGTGCAGGAG GTGGCATtggaggtggaggtggtgcTGGTGGCGGTGCAGGTGGTGGCATTGGGGGAGGGAAGGGCGGTGGTGTAGGAATTGGAGGTGGGTCTGGTGGTGGAGTTGGTGGAGGTGCAGGTGGTGGCATtggaggtggaggtggtgcAGGTGGAGGCATTGGGGGTGGAAAAGGAGGTGGTGTAGGAATTGGAGGTGGGTCAGGTGGTGGTGTTGGAGGGGGTGCAGGTGGTGGTGTAGGAGGAGGTGTAGGAGGAGGTGCTGGTGGAGGTGTGGGTGGGGGAGCTGGTGGTGGTGCTGGAGGAGGggttggtggtggaggtggtgcaGGTGGAGGTGTGGGTGCCGGTGGTGGTGTTGGCGGTGGCTTTGGTGGTGGTGCTGGAGGGGGCATTGGTGGTGGATTTTAa
- the LOC126688898 gene encoding glycine-rich cell wall structural protein-like isoform X11, translating to MGRFSKYCGVFGVMLVLLVIAAGTTECRKIEKDTFSDGIGGGLGGGGGGGVGGGGGVGGDGGVGGGFGKGGGVGGGVGGGGGAGGGVGGGFGGGKGGGIGVGHGGGVGGGAGGGFGGGGGAGHGGGVGVGGGAGHGGGVGGGAGGGVGGGAGGGIGGGGGAGGGAGGGIGGGKGGGVGIGGGSGGGVGGGAGGGIGGGGGSGGGVGGGAGGGIGGGGGAGGGIGGGKGGGVGIGGGSGGGVGGGAGGGVGGGVGGGAGGGVGGGAGGGAGGGVGGGGGAGGGVGAGGGVGGGFGGGAGGGIGGGF from the exons ATGGGGAGGTTTTCTAAGTACTGTGGTGTGTTTGGTGTGATGTTGGTGTTGTTAGTGATAGCTGCAGGGACAACAGAATgtaggaaaattgaaaaagacaCATTTTCTGATGGCATAGGAGGTGGCTTGGGTGGTGGAGgaggtggtggtgttggtggtggagGAGGCGTTGGAGGTGATGGAGGTGTTGGTGGAGGATTTGGAAAGGGTGGTGGTGTTGGAGGAGGAGTTGGCGGAGGTGGTGGTGCTGGAGGAGGAGTTGGTGGTGGCTTTGGGGGTGGAAAAGGGGGTGGCATAGGAGTTGGGCATGGTGGGGGAGTTGGGGGTGGTGCTGGAGGAGGgtttggtggtggaggtggtgctGGCCATGGTGGTGGTGTAGGAGTTGGAGGTGGTGCTGGccatggtggtggtgttggtgggggtgctggtggtggtgttggtggggGTGCAGGTGGTGGCATtggaggtggaggtggtgcTGGTGGGGGTGCAGGTGGTGGCATTGGGGGAGGAAAGGGTGGTGGTGTTGGAATTGGAGGTGGGTCTGGTGGTGGAGTTGGTGGAGGTGCAGGAG GTGGCATtggaggtggag GTGGGTCTGGTGGTGGAGTTGGTGGAGGTGCAGGTGGTGGCATtggaggtggaggtggtgcAGGTGGAGGCATTGGGGGTGGAAAAGGAGGTGGTGTAGGAATTGGAGGTGGGTCAGGTGGTGGTGTTGGAGGGGGTGCAGGTGGTGGTGTAGGAGGAGGTGTAGGAGGAGGTGCTGGTGGAGGTGTGGGTGGGGGAGCTGGTGGTGGTGCTGGAGGAGGggttggtggtggaggtggtgcaGGTGGAGGTGTGGGTGCCGGTGGTGGTGTTGGCGGTGGCTTTGGTGGTGGTGCTGGAGGGGGCATTGGTGGTGGATTTTAa
- the LOC126688898 gene encoding glycine-rich cell wall structural protein-like isoform X6 has product MGRFSKYCGVFGVMLVLLVIAAGTTECRKIEKDTFSDGIGGGLGGGGGGGVGGGGGVGGDGGVGGGFGKGGGVGGGVGGGGGAGGGVGGGFGGGKGGGIGVGHGGGVGGGAGGGFGGGGGAGHGGGVGVGGGAGHGGGVGGGAGGGVGGGAGGGIGGGGGAGGGAGGGIGGGKGGGVGIGGGSGGGAGGGAGGGIGGGKGGGVGIGGGSGGGVGGGAGGGIGGGGGAGGGIGGGKGGGVGIGGGSGGGVGGGAGGGVGGGVGGGAGGGVGGGAGGGAGGGVGGGGGAGGGVGAGGGVGGGFGGGAGGGIGGGF; this is encoded by the exons ATGGGGAGGTTTTCTAAGTACTGTGGTGTGTTTGGTGTGATGTTGGTGTTGTTAGTGATAGCTGCAGGGACAACAGAATgtaggaaaattgaaaaagacaCATTTTCTGATGGCATAGGAGGTGGCTTGGGTGGTGGAGgaggtggtggtgttggtggtggagGAGGCGTTGGAGGTGATGGAGGTGTTGGTGGAGGATTTGGAAAGGGTGGTGGTGTTGGAGGAGGAGTTGGCGGAGGTGGTGGTGCTGGAGGAGGAGTTGGTGGTGGCTTTGGGGGTGGAAAAGGGGGTGGCATAGGAGTTGGGCATGGTGGGGGAGTTGGGGGTGGTGCTGGAGGAGGgtttggtggtggaggtggtgctGGCCATGGTGGTGGTGTAGGAGTTGGAGGTGGTGCTGGccatggtggtggtgttggtgggggtgctggtggtggtgttggtggggGTGCAGGTGGTGGCATtggaggtggaggtggtgcTGGTGGGGGTGCAGGTGGTGGCATTGGGGGAGGAAAGGGTGGTGGTGTTGGAATTGGAGGTGGGTCTGGTG GTGGTGCTGGTGGCGGTGCAGGTGGTGGCATTGGGGGAGGAAAGGGCGGTGGTGTAGGAATTGGAGGTGGGTCTGGTGGTGGAGTTGGTGGAG GTGCAGGTGGTGGCATtggaggtggaggtggtgcAGGTGGAGGCATTGGGGGTGGAAAAGGAGGTGGTGTAGGAATTGGAGGTGGGTCAGGTGGTGGTGTTGGAGGGGGTGCAGGTGGTGGTGTAGGAGGAGGTGTAGGAGGAGGTGCTGGTGGAGGTGTGGGTGGGGGAGCTGGTGGTGGTGCTGGAGGAGGggttggtggtggaggtggtgcaGGTGGAGGTGTGGGTGCCGGTGGTGGTGTTGGCGGTGGCTTTGGTGGTGGTGCTGGAGGGGGCATTGGTGGTGGATTTTAa